GGTTCTAAAAGATAGAATGAAGGTTCAATGAGTTTCTTTGTTTGATTTTTCTTTGAGGGTTAGGCTCATGTATTTAGTCTAGTTTGGTTGTTTGTTGGTTGCTAGACTCACTAATAGCACTGAACGCTCATTGTATCGAttctttattattttataataatatttaccaTGGTAAATATTTACCCAAAACATATAatgaaattgtgtttatttgggtcTAATGTTAAAACGCATACATATAGATTACACCACGAACAAAATAATCTTTGTTAGAGTTTACTCTGTCAAAGTTCAAACTTTTGATGAATAACAAAAGTGCATAAAACCTTAAGTATACATAAGTGGCGATTATAACCTGTTTGTCTATAGATTAACCACATTGAGTTATGTTTTATCTCAGTTGAGTCAAGTAAAATAGAAGTAATTCAGAGATTTACAATCTTTTTTATCCATATACAAAGACTTAGGTTGTTACTCAGTTGTTGTATTGGACCAACACTAAGCGAAGACTCTTTTTAAGCGATCTATGTTATATCTAATACCTGACTTATAGTGGTTGGATATCAGTCTTGGCCAAACAACTCAGGTTGATTGTTTTGGCCAATTTTTAAATGCCAATTCAAATTAATCAGCTTGTGTTGGTTCAGTGTGAACGTTTTACATATTGTTTTTGTGAATTAAATGCTAATGATGTAATGAGTGTTTCATGTTGCCATTGCTACATTGAAGAAACAAGTCCATATTACCCACTTTTGGTCACCCACAAATTATGCCTGGCAAATCAAACCCACAACCTTAAAAATGGGTCTATTGGGTCTTAATTTTAGGGTCCAATAGGGTCTTGATTTATAAAGGATAAAAATTATAATGGGTCCAAAAATGAACCATTTATATCACAAGGAAAATGTGACGGGTCCAATGGGTCCTATGTTCGGGTCCCAATGGGTCCTACGTTTTCGATGCCCGCTTTATCGACGTGATTTTTCGAAGCGTTTTTTCGACTTGAATTTTCGCCGCACGTTTTCGGCGCACGTTTTTAACGCGATTGTCGACGCGCTTTATCGATGCgattattcgacgcgttttttttctaCCCGAAAACGCCCCCAAAAACGGCCCCTAAAACGCGCGTCTAAACGTTCCACAAAAAAGTTCCCCCGAAAAAGCGCCCCTCGAAAAAACGACCCCGAAAAACGCCCCCCGAAAAAAACGCCCCACGAAAAAGTGCCCCCAAAAAAACGCCCCCAAAAAAGTGCCTCCAAAAAAGTGTCCCCCCAAAAAACGCCCCCTGAAAAAGCGCCCCCCGAAAAAAAGTTAAAAACACGCCCGGAAAAGTGTCCCCCTAGAAAACGCCCCCAGACCAGAAAAGTGCCCCTTGAAAAAAGTGCTCCCCAAACACCCCCGGAAAAGTGCCCCAGTTGAAAAACGCCACCCGAAAAATGCCCCCCGAAAAAACGCCCCCAAAAAAGCGCCGGGTCTAAAGAAAATGGGGCTGACCCAACCCAACCCGGAAAAGAATGGGTCTCGACCCGACCCGACCCAACCCACTTTCGACCCGACCCGTTTGACCAGTTTAAATTTTTTGACCTTGTTCAGACCCGACCCGTTTGGACCCAAACCCATTTTGACCCGACCCAAACCCGACCTGACCCGACCCAATTGCCAGGTATACCACAAATCCACAATAGAAAGTTCTTTGTTAATCACTATTCTCGAACCACAACAAAGATTTAAGAATTGACTCGGTATATAGTTTAATTTTTTGGTTTTATTTGACAAATATCTATATTATTTTTACTATTCATAAAGATTGGACTAAGTTGAAACTTGAAAGAGGCATATGCAACTATGCACAAACAGTGTAGAAAACTTATATTCACAACATAAGCTTAAGCTGATCAAGTTGTATTGGCATCTAAAAATTGGCTCAGACTACATGTCAAAAGTCAATTTGAGTGGTTCTTCTAGGCCAATACACACTAATTGCCTTCCATACATCTTTTTCAACATCAGGTACTTGATAATTAAGAGGGCCAGACCCGAAAGGGATGGATTGTAGTATGGGTCAAAAATGAATCAAGTTTAGTTGGTTGGACCCTCGACTCTGAACTCTTAattgtttttataaataaataaatactcaaAGTGTTACTACAAACTTGTGACAACAAAATAAAATTAATACAGTATTCAATTTGTGATTTGCAACCGAATTCGGGTAGACCCGTTTCCTTGAGTTAGATTTTTACTTGACCCATTTAGAGAACTCAAATTGAGCCCTACAAAATTGTGACCACTATTAGATTTATGAATACCAACACTTTCATGAGTAAAGCAAACTAAATAAAGATTAAATTTCATTCGAACTGTTTAATTACATAACCAAACGACTTCCAATTCACTAAAAACATCAAATTTCTAAAAACCCCCAAATCCAACACAAATCCCAAACCCTAATTAGGCACTAGTAAATTTAGTAACAGCTTTTGTCCCCTCACTAACGGCATGCTTTGCCAGCTCACCAGGCAACACCAATCTCACCGCCGTCTGAATTTCACGTGACGTAATCGTCGGCTTCTTGTTATACCTTGCAAGTCTAGAAGATTCCTGAGCAAGTTTCTCGAAGATATCATTGATAAACGAATTCATAATCCCCATTGCCTTGCTTGAAATTCCGATATCAGGATGCACTTGTTTCAACACTTTGAAGATATAGATCTTGTAAGTCTCGACGCTCTTCTTGTTTCTCTTTTTCTTCTTGTCGGTGGCGCCGGCGCCGGCCTCCTTAGGCAGCTTCTTTCCGGCCTTTGGTTTCTTCTCCGCCGCTGGAGATTTTTCCGCTGGTTTCTTCTCGGCTGCGGGCTTCTTTTCTGCTTTTGGCGCCATTTGTGCAGAGTGTTATAAAGATTATTTTGTAGAGAGGGTGTGAAATGAAGGTGAAGTGAGGAATTTGACCATGGTGGGTTGTTGTTTTATATGTGCGGAATGGTGcaatgtgattggtgggttataggCGTAATGGATTGACAATACTGGCCATTGATATTTTTGTGAGTGATCTAACGGACGTAATTTGCTGTTGGCAATTTCATAACACGGATCGGGGTAAGTGAAATACAAATTAATTTCCACTTTAACTTTTTAGCGgcaatttataaattttttttctttttaaaaaaaattataattatatacggagtatatattaattaaaaataatgtaCCAGGTGGTGAGGTAGTCGAATTAGCTACCAACACCAAACACGAGGAAATACAAACATGTTACACGAGAGAACAAAAATACACGATACGAAGACCATTACAAAGATTACATACAACACTCATCCCGGGTCAAAATTCACGTCCAATACGTTTGAGGATGTCGGATTAAGAAGCCATTGATGCCAAGACGAAAAGAATTTTCTCGAACGAATTTTTACCCACTCAAAGGACTTCACTTGAACCTCGCTAACGATCTTAGATGTGGCCCAAGCGTCGTTTCTAAAGACTTTAAGGTTTCTATTTTTCCAAATTAAATAACATGTGACCCAAACAACCGCTTGCCAAACTTTCTTTTTGCTTGTTTCCAAACCTAGCGCGTTCGAACATTTGATTAGATCTACAAGAGTGAAACCCGATGGGAGGGAAAGATTCCACCATTTAAGGATGTCAATCCAAAATTCTTGGGCGGATTTGCATGAGTAAATGGCGTGATCCACCGACTCGACCAAGTCGTTACAAAGGGGGCATAACAACGTGTCCAAATCGATcccccttacatcgaaagttgaactcaataactcgaatgcaacgtcttttgaaatatgtcatgaatgactccaagtaatatctctaaaatgagcaaatgcacagcggaagatttctttcatacctgagaataaacatgctttcaagtgtcagccaatagtttggtgagttcataggtttatcatcaatattcatttccatcatttttaatagaccacgagattttcatttccatttctcataaatatacatcccatacatagagataaaaatcattcatatggtgaacacctggtaaccgaccttaacaagatgcatatagaatatccccatcattccgggactcccttcagacatgataaattcgaagtactaaagcagttcaaattctctgactggagcttgttagtgcccatagatctatctttaggattcgcgccaattaggggccagttccctaattcttagattaccagactaaaaaggggcataatcgatttcgataattcaaccatagaatgtagtttcgattacttgtgtctatttcgtaaaacatttataaacaacgcatgtattctcagtcccaaaaatatatatttaaaaagggagcaaatgaaactcacgatactgtattttgtagtaaaaatacatatgacggcactgaacaagtgcagggttggccttggattcacgaatctatatcaagtatatatattaacacatataatcacataattcctcctacataatatttatatattaagtgttgtagttatataaatatatatactttatttatattttatatcttcagttatattttatatatagttattttgtaaataatcaatattcatacatatagttatattacaatatatatatatatatatatatatatatatatatatatatatatatatatatatatatatatatatatatatatatatatatagttggtattacatcaaaaatcagtaatttgttatatgtaatacttatataataatatcattatgtttgtagtaataataatactgtaataataataatactaacgataataatagtgataataaaaataatgtaaataaaattatatacaaaaatcatgttaatgaaaataataataatgatagtaataatgataataatattaattttactaataatcttatttctactattggtaataataataattacctaataacaatcaataataaataataataataataataataataataataataataataataataataataataataataataatcataataataataataataataataataatattaacaataatcataataataatgaaatattaataataataagagtattagtaataactacctcaaaggagtagcctttagaaagaaaaaaaaatgcccaagtccaggtttgaacccgcgacctcccactaacccGATATCTCCCCTAACCACTCCTTCAtccttgtttatctgatttatgtTACGACTTTATTTCGTTTTTCAGGTTTTCTGTTTAAATTTTTCATCTCCATCTTCACGAAAACAAAACCCATTTTAATATCTTAGTAACAAACGTAATCATCATCTATCATTAACGTttttctttatcatcatcatcatatcatgatcataatcatcttcattattCTAATCACCATTGTAATCATTCGCATCATCACTCGTTTTCAACTCACCTCATCATCATCGAATTATCATGTTATCATAACATCATCGCGATCATCGTCATCATTATGACCATCATCAACTCGTTCATCACGATCACGATCATGATTGCATCACCGTTATTTCTTATCTCATCCTCTTCATTTCTTCGGCCCAACTGGAAATATTTCGGCCCAACATCTCAGCCCACTCTTTGTATAGTCCTATACTAACTAAAAGAAGCCCAAGTTTAGTCCATTAAATATGTGATCCATAGTTGTCGGTTGTTAAAGAATTGAGGCGTATAGAAAAAGGGGTTTTGCAAGTTAAGAATTAAGTATATGTGGCAGCCATATACAGTATCCAAAAACAACTGGTTCGTGCTTTTCTGGTTCGCGACAGGAGACAGAAGACGGGGTCTTTGGTTTGTCAATCAAGATCATCATTCTCATATTTATCTATTTACTTCCATCATCATCGATTCATGTCACATGAACCGAAAAGGGAGGCGAGTAACAACAATTCTgggtttgtagttttgatcaaacaacaacagaaaaaaaaaacagaatagAAAGCAGATGCAGCAGGTTTCGTGGGGCTGTTTTTCAGGTGAAACAGAAACTCCATAGCAGCGGTAGAAGATAATAATGGTGGCGTGATGGTTGGTGTTAGGGTGGTTTTACGAAGAAGAATAATAGAGAGAGAGTAGAGTGAGAGAGACAAGATTTATCGTGGTTGTTTTGTTCTTGGTCTCGATTCAATAGgtttttcgaataataaaagtaacCGAAATAATCTCATGACACGACTCAGTTGTTTTTGTTTTGGGTGTTCGAATGGGTTACAAAAACATTAGTGTAGCAGTAGTCTTGAACAAAACATGAATATAAGGTGTGTAGCAGCAATATGATTGGCAACGTGATGATGGTGACTGGGTTTGATCGAAGGACCAGAAACAGAAGTGGATGTAGTAGTAGCTCAAAGGTTTCGGGCTAGATGATTTGCATCTGCAATATAAACCCAATTAGCAGTAGTTTAGTTCTATGGTGTTGGttcgatggtggtgatggtgaGATGAAAGTGGTGGTTTAAAAGGTGATGTCGTTAGGTGGTACATGGTGAATTAACACAGAGATAGATAGATGTTCTTCGTATGCACttgtatatgtattttatatagatatagaatatagatagtgTATGAATTGGGTCATGGTGGTTGCTGCAgggttttagagaagaaatagaaaaagttAATAGAAAGAAACAAAGTGGGTGTTCGTTGGTTTGATTGTATGCAAgacacataaatatataaaatcacATTCACATAAAGTCGTACAGTAATTTCATATATTAACATATTAGAAGTATAAGGAATGTGCACAAATAGTATAAAATAATATAGCAGCCTTCAATTTGTaatttatctgccgacagttttcacggactgcaatatcgtactccgttgataaaatcagtggcggataaaaatgctcagaaaaattccatatttttaaattaaatacctttacttattttggtaatTTAATGTGTAAAACCTGCTCCAAAAAGATTCGTCCTCTATTTATTTTTAAATTCAAGTaagatgtacggagtactaaatcttaaactaaaaagataaaaatatttctatcaacctataatcttcgtaatctatttacagtccaacttttatcttaatccgtcatatatatgtattagagctatatgaacactaacgagatGCCAACCGAGTGATACTGACGATTACTGATTAGgtccgaaatcatttatttttaatatattctttttctatatataaatatttttaaatagcaagtttaattactaaaataaatatattatatatttttaaacaattagatttaatataattttatatatttacaagaaatatttatatatacatatatatatatatataaatatatatatatataatcgtttttattacatcgcatattattttacatatttatttccaacaaataaatcatatattatttcaaataataattcaaactattatatatatatatatatatatatatatatatatatatttaaatatatatatctatttacaattagttgttcgtgaatcgtcgagaatggtcgaaggtcaattgaatatatgaaacagttcaaactttttgagactcaacctaacagactttcttatcgtgtcgaaatcatataaagattaagtttaaatttggtcggaaatttccgggtcgtcacagtacctacccgttaaagaaatttcgtccccaaaatttgattgagatcgtcatggttgacaataaatatgttttcatgactcatatgagttggaaattagagttttatcgtcattgagtattatggataaaacaatttgatttttgttaagagtacgagtgaagctatcataaaagagtgaaatgagaaaataaagtttcgtcatatcttttgacgtagatacggttgattttcagagttcaagggatttagataaagtcttcgtaataagatttgattcttcagtaattaaggaaattatgattctctttaattaaatgcggcaatctgtttcgattgctctgtcggatagttcactataaatccatcccaTTCGTTTCCTTATCTCCACAACTCATACCTTCCATTTTTTCTATCTCAATTCATatcttaaagcattcgtcaatatgctccatccagttctgattctcgatatactcctaacttttatatctgtcattcttctttttcatctgccgccagaagaatctatttacttctattatacccttgggtttatagtgtttttagttatcctgtgtctttacattgctatatgcatcgatattcacggcctgtaatttctgagttgttgttggactTTATATCTCCCTTTATATTtctaagtccctgcttctgtcttttataatcattgtcatccacagttaatgctttattctatttgctgcgatttatactcccatttctattttgaagcttcattcttttactttctcttcgcaagtaatggtccagagttcgtaggtatggagttttcgaatgaacatgactaatattctaagagagagattgtaatagcacgatcttgattggttaaattactagaattcaatagaaaagatagaactatcaggaagatatgttctcgatatgtttatagatgagataaaatgtaagagtcgtgtaacatgacacatgatgacgttatggtctgtgaatcaccacgttccattaaaaactcagcatgacttactgtaatataatcacgttgatcaagtgtcattatattatacttactCATGCTTcggttctcaacattacttcaaaaacattcaaattttaaattcgaatttttttttagaatttagaaactaaaatagtttccttactGATGTAacgctgatatcgcgaagagataaatgatttttgatgaaaatatcttcaaaaataccgaggatacttataatgaaagatacgatgatatcttagaatttctaatatcgatggatgatgatgaagatttgttcgtaaaggtttagagtcagaagcaaggtattcattaatgacttcagcagatactgaatcatttggattctttgaaggcaggtttagtctttgtgatttgtccacagcctccttcatggtttgctcaatccgttttccagttctaacatttatgagctttgccaacatacaattctttatcatcaaaattttggttgttaaggtcgtttacatttttttgttgcttcattcaac
This genomic stretch from Rutidosis leptorrhynchoides isolate AG116_Rl617_1_P2 chromosome 11, CSIRO_AGI_Rlap_v1, whole genome shotgun sequence harbors:
- the LOC139876629 gene encoding histone H2B-like, with the protein product MAPKAEKKPAAEKKPAEKSPAAEKKPKAGKKLPKEAGAGATDKKKKRNKKSVETYKIYIFKVLKQVHPDIGISSKAMGIMNSFINDIFEKLAQESSRLARYNKKPTITSREIQTAVRLVLPGELAKHAVSEGTKAVTKFTSA